TCCGGTCTGATATAACATGTGCGTGGGCGTCATTGTCAGTTGCCCATATTGTCAACAGATTTTGCCTAATTCTGCACTGGCGGGGTACATcacattaatatatatatatattctacccCTACCATGCACATTAATATCTACGAATATCGCACCCCACCTAGCCTTAAATTCATGCTTGATTATTGCATTTCTCACTGTATATATTTCCTGCCCTACATACTAATGCAAACACGCCAAAATCCTCGACCACCACCTTGACCTATCTTAGTCGGTATTTGAATAATATTTGGttgaaggtaaaaaaaaaatatcttttaacTTAAAGTTTAAAACAGTATTTGAacgttttttaaaaaaacataaactcacttgaaaagaaaatgaaaactaGCAACTATTTCACTTGAAATATTTTACAGAtgattttttttggtatttcagCGTTACCTGTAAACTTTTAGGTGATTGATAGTGTAGTAATTTTTCATACTATCAGGGGTCATTTGATTGCCAAGATGGGATAAACAAGAATATTTTATGGTTAGCTATCCCACCTTATATAAGATAGCTAGTTACTCCACTTGAGTACAAATGATCTTAGGACTAATTAATACCTATAACCAAACCGTTAGATAATATAATTCCGTTTATCTCAATTTGTTATCCTTTTATCCCACCAATCACACGAGCACTCATTGTATATAATGTATCATTTACAAATATTGGACTTAATACTGAAATTTTATGGGCAAATGGGGCCAATAGGCGGGACCCTACTCTGCTCTATAAAGACAGTACCCATTCTTTTCCAGCATCAAATTAACCAAACAAATCGTTTCAAAAATGGCCGCAGCAAAGCTTCTATTTCTTGCAGCTGTGCTCTCTCTCTTCTACCTCTCCGGCGCGGCGGATACCGCCACCAGTTTCATCAAAAACTCTTGCAAACCCACTACTTATCCCGATCTGTGCGTCGCTTCCCTTTCCGGTTACGCACAGACCATAAAAAACAGCCAAGAACAGCTAATCAAAACAGCCTTGTCCGTAAGCCTGGACAGAGCCCAATCGACAAAGGGATTCGTAAGCAAGCTCTTGAAATTCAAGGGATTAAAGCCCAGAGAATACGAAGCTATTAAAGATTGCGTAGAGGAGACAAGTGATAGTGTAGATCGGCTAAGCAAATCGGTGAGTGAGCTCAAGGAAGTGGACCATAGCCGTGGGAAGGATTTCTTGTGGCATATTAGTAACGTGGAGACATGGGTCAGTGCGGCTATCACCGATGAGAATACTTGTACCGATGGGTTTGCGGGTCGGGCTTTAAATGGTAGGATTAAGGCTTCGATTAGAAACCGGATCGCTAATCTTGCTCAGGTCACTAGCAATGCACTGGCATTAATCAACCAATATGCTGCAAAGCATTAATTGATAAGCTCTGTTTATGTTTACTGATGAGTGTTtgtcctttcctttttctttatttgggGGTTGGGGTTGGGTGAGGGTTTATGGGAGTGGTTTGTATGCCGGATCAGAGAATGTAATGCACATATTATAATGTGATAATTTTTGTTGGATATTTTGCCTTGTATTAAAATAAATACTCCGTTTGAACTTGGTTTTATGGACAtcgagtttaagaaaaaatgataaaaatgggtTCAGATTAGTGTGGTTGTAAAAGCTTCTCATTGAGGGTACAATTATAAGTTTAAACTAAATTAttatcaaatttagaaaggaaTTATTcttttggaacagaccaaaaggaaataagttcacataaagtGACAGAGTTAATActtattttgtttcattttgtgtgacactattttattttttaataagtcATATTAAGAAAATGActtattttttaatttgaaataatataactttgaattattcattttatttttaatgaaacttTTATGGCTATGCAAATATTATTGCAtgtttaaaaagaaattaagtaTCAGAAGTTTTACGGTCATGATATGTTTAAAATTATAAGTTTCAATAGTTTCTCTATCTCTTTCTTAATCTTCAAGTTGAGTCAAActatgtcatatatatatatatatatatatatatatataaataattcatttctttttaaaaaaaaagattgttAACTAGTTTAAGGAATATTATAGCCATTTTAGTTGTGGTAATCCATGTATTACTCACATATTATTTTACATTATATCTCGTATAAAATATTACTGTACATAAATTTTTGTATAAATTAGGTATGTGGAGAAGAAAGCTAGGAACCAAACAATGATTATTAGCAATATGAACTTTACGTGGAGATTATTTCTTTGAATGCTACCACCAATactgtcttacactcttactcgATTGTTCAAAACTTTAATTGATTAATTAAAGAAAGATATGGTTAAACAGGTGACAGGCCGCAAGTACTACTTGATTAGAAAAGATCTTTTAATTCTATTCCGCGCGTCCAAAGAAAGCAAGGTTTTCGTTTTTGTCTCAGACTGCAAATCCTGTTAATTAAGTGCACTAATTGCTATGATAAAGACGTGtaatttattattgaaagaaatTTGATGAGAGTTAGTATTGGGGTTGTACATTGCCGCACTATTGTGTTTAATTTTCAACCACTCGCTGAGGAATAATGAATGCGTCTATCAGCATCACGTGCTTCGTATTAGAGACGATCCCATGTTTATACATAATCACGAGTTAGATAGCTACTTGTGCGGTCTACAATAAGCgacaattttatatttttatcttgatccaaaataaatattaatttacaTAATCAaaaaggaattaattttattttttcataatttatccttatatatatattgtaatgtgtcaaggtaacaattaattaaggttaatttaataaatatttttttttctctaggAGTTTGTATTTCCTTAATGGATGTGTCAAAGGTAAAATGGTCACTTATTGTAGACTGGAGGGAGTAAATTAGTAGTAAtaataaatttctgaaaataaaggAACACATAAAAAAGGGATTCTCTCTCTAGCCTAGGGCTATCGGCGCAAGTTAAGCAAACGTACGCCGACGGCGGCGGCCATGGCCAGAGGGCGAGGACGATCGAAGAAACAAGCTATTGTAACAGTGGAGAGCTCAGTCAGTGCTAGGGTGATAGCTGAAACCCTAGAAAATGGTAGCGAACAACGAGTAATTACACCTTTGGCAGCCCAATTTCCATCTGTCTCCGCTGATCTCGGCAAACAATTACACCTTTGGCAGCCCAATTTTCATCTCTGTCTCCGCTGATCTCGGCAAACAAAACGACTACCGGagctaaaaaaattaaatttaagcgGACCACTGCAGCTGCAATTGACAGAAATTAATGAGCAACAACAATCAACGCAGCTCAAACAATCAGAATTGAGGAAATCTGAGCAGGCAGCAAAGGGCCAAGCTCCAGATCCCACTTGGTCTGGGTTATTCACTCAGAATCGTGCAACAACTAACGATATGTCTCTAGATTACATACCACCAAAATTGGTTGAAGGAAGTCTAATGGTCAAGCTTGATAAGGAAGAAACAAATAGGGAAACTGATAAATGAAAGATTGTTTTAGTAGTATATGTGATAGGTGAAACTCCAGGCTATAACTATATGAAACAATATGTGACTCAAAATTGGAATATGGTGACAGAACCTGAGGTGTATTATCATGAAGAAGgctattatattgttaaattccAATCGATAGCAGATCTGAATGAAGTACAATATGCAGGCCCATATATCATTAACAACAAATCTATGCTATTTAAAAAATGATGCCTAAAGTTTGATTTTAATGCTGAGTTCCCTACGGAGTTACCTTTGTGGGTTATATTTCCTAGCCTACCTATGAGTTGCTGGAGCCGAGATTCTTTGAGCAGGATAGCAATGCACTGGCCTTAATCAACCAATATGCTGCAAAGCATTAATTGATAAGCTCTGTTTATGTTTACTGATGAGTGTTtgtcctttcctttttctttatttgggGGTTGGGGTTGGGTGAGGGTTTATGGGAGTTGTTTGTAAGCCGTATCAGTAATTCAGAGAATGTAATGCACATATTATAATGTGATAATTTTTGTTGGATATTTTGCTTTGCTGTATTAAAATTAATActtattttgtttcattttgtgtgacaatattttattttttaataagccatattaagaaaataaattattttttaatttgaaatAATATAACTTTGAATTATTCATTTCATTTTTAATGAAACTTTCAAATATTATTGCAtctttaaaaagaaattaagtaTCAAAAGTTTTACGGTCACACAATGTTATGATATGTTAAAAATCACAAGTTTCAATATTCTTAAatgatttgaaaaatatttttcttattactcattttctttcaattgGAGTAAAatgggaaaacattttccaaaactccttctccaTCCCACACCCTCACACCGACCCACCTAATCCCACACCTTCTTTCCAAAAAggctttttttttaaatatcactTTTTTTTTCTGTCACCACCCACCCTACACCCccataaaaaaaattactttttttttaatttcaaatttctgttttttcattttttctacaTCACCCCACTGCCCCCCACCCCGCACAACAAAAGTTTTTTTAATACtttgtttttgtaattttcaattattttttggTATCACCCACCTCCTCCCCCTCCCCCACCCCCACTACCCCCATCCCgcacatttttttttttacttttttttttgtaatttcaaatttctgtttttttatttttctgcaacCCGGCGGCCGCACCTGCCCCCCTCACCccgagattttttttttttttttatatatatattttcagttttacttttttcatctttcggtttataggttcgaaattttacaagttccaaagttatgagttcggaggtttatgtgtttggaagtttacgggtttagaaactataaagtttacgggttcgaaacttcgcggtttcgaaagtttagcggttcggaAGTTTATAAAATTTATGGGTTCGAAAGACTGCtagttcgaaagtttatgacttcatgtttattgtatctaaattatttatcaatactcttgagaagttattttccttaatttgcgtaccaaacactgGAAAATGAATAtgattactacttgtttttcaagaaaatattttcttgaaaaatattttccgttataccaaataCACCCTATAACTACGGCTGAATTTCGAAGTGAAAACCCCACATTTGTAGTACAACTAGTTTCTggacacgtgcgttgcacgttttTCTCGTATAAATATGTGAAACTTCAAAATAACATGTTAATAGTCATTTTAGTTGTGGTAATCCATATATTACTCACATATTATTTTACATTATATCTCGTATATAATATTACTGTACATAATGTTTTGTATAAATTAGGTATGTGAAAAAGAAAGCTAGGAATCAAACAATGATTATTAACAATATGAACTTTATGTGGAGATTATTTCTTTGAATGCTACCACCAATactgtcttacactcttactcgATTGCTTAAAACTTTAATTGATTAATTAAAGAAAGATATGGTTAAACAGGTGACAGGCCGCAAGTACTACTTGATTAGAAAAGATCTTTTAATTCTATTCCGCGCGTCCAAAGAAAGCAAGGTTTTCGTTTTTGTCTCAGACTGCAAATCCTGTTAATTAAGTGCACTAATTGCTATGATAAAGACGTGtaatttattattgaaagaaatTTGATGAGAGTTAGTATTGGGGTTGTACacccttcgttatactattggaTTATCTAtaccctgcagtcatactttgggttcaaatatacccctcatttaaacggagggacacgtgtcatcgtcctgttggctaattctaaatatctcctaattaattaaaaagactcattactCATACccgaaaattcattttctaaagcaattttacttttgtaaaaactaaaaaaaactgtaatgttttttactaaaaactaaaaaaaacgaaaatatattttttttttagtttttttgtattttctaaaacaatattttttgtaaaaactggaaagaaaaactgaaaagtaattttttgaagcaattaaaaactgaaaaaaaactgaaattcttttacctaaaaactggaaaaaaaaaaagaagaagaaaatatttgctttttcagtttttacaaaagcattactttagaaaattacttttcagtttttttttagtttttacaaaaataaattactttaaaaattatttttcagtttcttttaaagcaatatttttctaaaaactagaaaaaatacattcatttttttcagtttttagtaaaaaaagcatttaattttttttttcagtttttacaaaaatattgctttagaaatttgcttttcagttttttgttttcagtttttataaaaatattattttagaaaatatttttcaatttttttaaagcagtttttttgtaaaaattggaaaaaaaatattttcatttttttcagtttttagtaaaaacatatcagtttttttcagtttttacaaaaaaaaaaaaaattgctctagaaaattgattttcgggtatgggtaatgagtcattttaattaattagaaaatatttagaattgacaaacaggacgatgacacgtgtccatCCATTTAAATGAGgtgtatatttgaacccaaagtatgactgcaaggatatagataacccaatagtataacggggggtattcttagaccattttcgaaagtgcAGGGATATATTTGGGCCTTTGccattaatttttgaaagaaatttgaTGAGAGTTAGTATTGGGGTTGTACATTGCCGCACTATTGTGTTTAATTTTCAACCACTCGCTTAGGATTAATGAATGCGTCTCTCAGCATCACGTGCTTCGTATGAGAGACGATAGGGTGttcaaaatcaatccgaaatcgaaacttaatggcttattgatatcgggttaacggtttaacggacgaggaacggattgagattttttttattaacgacttatcagtttgggggcggattattcaattttcttaacggataatctgTTAACCCGTTaagggggcggattattcaattttcttaacggataatccgttaacccgttaagaatatatatataatttatttttatccatattacTGCTCTGGACAATTGTACGAAGTGCAAAGTGAATTGTACTGATTGCTTGGAAGTATCTAATTGGCCATTGAATCTCTTCCCCACGGGAGACCAATAATCAGTATTAAACTATTAACATTTACACTTTAGAAACCCTAGCATCTAAACCCAGCAGCCAACCCTTTCACCTCTCCATCTCGCTCTCACCGTCTCGTCTCTCCCTCTCGCTCTCGCCGTCTCGTCTCTCCCTCTCTGCTCTCGTCAACTCGCCTCCCTTTTCAATACTTAAACTGGTCCtaattggtataagtttgaattgGAATCATAAGGCCTTGAACTAATTTTCAAAATAAGGGTGGCCAACCAGGCCTgtcttttcaaatttcaataaatAGCTTCATCAGTGACGTTACCTTACTATGTCAAGAAATTCTCAAACAACAACCACACACACGCATAGCCAGCAGAGCAAGGAAGAAGGAAAGAGGAAGTCAAAAAATTTATCGTCTGTTTATTTTTCAATAAGGTATTTCGCCCAAAGTAATCTTTCATCTTGGGTATAGTGATGTATCTCTATAGATTACTTCTCTTTTGATATCCAGTATTTGATTCTAGTACTATGGCCTCATGGTGTAATTTAGTTGATATATATGTATGAGAAATGTTGACTATATTGTTGTCTCGAGGATGTACTCCCCAACACTGTGTTGAAGTATGTTAACTTTCAATCAACTGAAACTAAACCGATAACCACCCGATAATAGCTAAACTGATATCAATCCACCTGATATcctatcgggtggctagcggattaatatatttaaaaaccgataaccgataagccaaagTGTTAAGTGTAAATAACTGTCCGATCCGCCCGTTAAGCAGCACTAGAGACGATCCCATGTTTATACGTGGAGCTTatttggattagctgattgtaaatagctgataagcttgaaatgctgaaaaatatttttaattgataaaaataattttttaaataaatatttacgTGCTTGAATATGTGTGCTGAATCTGATAACAAGCAGTTGATGTGTTTGGTAGAAACATGCTGATAAGTTGttcttttgttaaaatgactaaaatatccttaaaactttagaaaagattataaattaaaagtttctttgtaaagaaaaggatgaacaaagaatatggaatgaaaagaaagttagaaaatatattttgggaaaaatattttgtgaattaagaaatattattaaggataaactagtaaaagcTTTGGTTAAACTAAAAGTGATTATAAGCTTGAAAAGACATAAGGTgggggtgaccaacttatgatgtatggctgattttagcttataagcactttgagTATTTACCAAATGCATAGATAAGCCAATATGTGCTTATAAGCCAATTTGACCAGTTTATAAGCTTAGTCAAACACCCTCATAATCACGAGTTAAGATTGATACTCCCTCTGGGCTACAATAAGTGATAATTTaccttttattttggtccaaaataaatgtccatttacataatcaagaaggaattaattttatttttttaaaatttgcccttatttacatattcTAATGTGTCAAGGTAAAGGTAACAGttaattaaggttaatttagTGAATATATCTTTTTTTCTCTAGGAGTTTGTATTTCCTTAATGGATGTGCCAAATGTAAAATGGTCACTTGTTGTGGACCGGATAGAATAAAATTAGTAGTAGTAATAAATTTCTGGTGTCGATGTAAGAGTTTCATCTTTCGGTCCATGATTTGTACTCcttgttcacttttacttgttcattatactaaaaatatattttttcacttTTGCTTATTCATTTTAGCAAATCAagagaaatataattttttttctattttacccTTATTATTAACTATTcattctttaaattattttttaagattttttaaAATACTATCACTATTATTAATTTtatagtaaaatatatatttcatttattatttcttaagaagAATGCAAAGTATAAAATTGGACGAGGGAGTATTTGTTAGATGGCCATAGGCACGTATATGTAATGCTTTAAAAGTTAGCcccatcatttttatttttatttttatttttgagaataGGAAAACTGATGGATTGCGATTGCCTCtttaggacccgtttggccatgagttttgccaaaataaatttagaatttatttggcaaacacatgtttggccatagattttgcccacattttggcaaaatctcaaatcccaaatccaaaatccattttgggccaaaacatgaccattatattttttaaaatttttaaatattacccTAAACTTTTATAGTTTGTAAAAGAGCCCATATTTATTACGACCaactaaatatttgatgaatATGCTCCCTTATCAGCTCAATCCTTTGTGCATCTTACTTTTGCTTCTGATTTGTAGGCTAAATGGCTTTCTGAATACTCATATCagttaactttttctttttaattaggaGCCGTAATTCTCTAATGGGATTTTATTATAATTAATGATTTatatagttcattat
This DNA window, taken from Nicotiana tabacum cultivar K326 chromosome 4, ASM71507v2, whole genome shotgun sequence, encodes the following:
- the LOC107812028 gene encoding 21 kDa protein — protein: MAAAKLLFLAAVLSLFYLSGAADTATSFIKNSCKPTTYPDLCVASLSGYAQTIKNSQEQLIKTALSVSLDRAQSTKGFVSKLLKFKGLKPREYEAIKDCVEETSDSVDRLSKSVSELKEVDHSRGKDFLWHISNVETWVSAAITDENTCTDGFAGRALNGRIKASIRNRIANLAQVTSNALALINQYAAKH